Proteins encoded in a region of the Abyssibacter profundi genome:
- a CDS encoding thiazole synthase, producing the protein MAFGTDDSSADTLTIAHRSYQSRLLVGTGKYASMEQTGEAIRASGAEIVTVAIRRTNIGQSADEPNLLDVIPPSEFTLLPNTAGCYTAEDAVRTCQLARELLDGHKLVKLEVLGDPKTLFPDVPATLEAAKTLIDDGFDVMVYTSDDPIVAKRLEDMGCVAVMPLAAPIGSGLGIQNRYNLLSIIENASVPILVDAGVGTASDASIAMELGCDGVLMNTAIAEAKDPVMMARAMRLGIEAGRLAYRAGRMPRRRYASASSPLTDMIE; encoded by the coding sequence ATGGCATTCGGAACCGACGACAGCAGCGCTGACACCCTGACCATCGCGCATCGCAGCTACCAATCCCGCCTGCTGGTAGGCACGGGCAAGTACGCCTCGATGGAACAAACCGGCGAGGCGATTCGGGCGTCGGGCGCGGAGATCGTGACCGTTGCGATTCGCCGCACCAACATCGGGCAATCTGCCGACGAGCCCAATCTGCTGGATGTGATCCCGCCCAGCGAATTCACGCTGCTGCCCAATACGGCCGGTTGCTACACCGCCGAGGATGCCGTGCGCACCTGCCAGCTGGCCCGTGAACTGCTCGATGGCCACAAGCTGGTCAAACTGGAAGTGCTCGGTGATCCCAAGACGCTATTTCCGGATGTGCCCGCCACGCTGGAAGCCGCCAAGACGCTCATCGATGACGGTTTCGATGTAATGGTCTACACCTCGGACGACCCCATCGTCGCCAAGCGCCTGGAAGACATGGGCTGTGTCGCCGTCATGCCGCTGGCTGCGCCTATCGGTTCGGGCCTGGGCATTCAGAACCGCTACAACCTGCTGAGCATCATCGAAAACGCATCGGTCCCGATCCTGGTGGATGCCGGCGTGGGCACGGCGTCGGATGCATCGATCGCCATGGAGCTGGGCTGTGACGGCGTGCTGATGAACACGGCCATTGCCGAAGCCAAAGACCCGGTGATGATGGCGCGCGCCATGCGCCTGGGCATCGAGGCCGGCCGGCTGGCCTATCGAGCCGGGCGCATGCCCCGCCGGCGCTACGCCAGTGCCTCATCACCGCTGACCGACATGATCGAATGA
- the thiS gene encoding sulfur carrier protein ThiS, whose product MNIHVNGQPYDAPADCTLTALIERLGLQGQRLAIEVNGAIVTRSAHASHALTPGDRVEIVQAIGGG is encoded by the coding sequence ATGAACATCCACGTGAACGGACAGCCCTACGACGCACCGGCGGATTGCACCCTGACCGCGCTGATCGAACGGTTGGGCCTGCAAGGCCAGCGCCTGGCGATCGAGGTCAACGGCGCGATCGTGACGCGCAGCGCCCACGCCTCGCATGCACTGACCCCCGGCGACCGGGTGGAAATCGTGCAAGCCATCGGCGGCGGCTGA
- a CDS encoding PDZ domain-containing protein has translation MKSLTHSVARALPRLRTDLQPLGWMLLTASALLLAQPALAGDRAHDFAEARAELAERQAELAERKAEIQSRRSESVEREIKMAERALEHAEKELQLAAERLAELSLKHEANAPRAFAYRLLGGRKRAMLGVTVRPADDHSGVHINGVTPGGPAEKAGLHAGDIIVAANGEAFEGKKALKALSGFMEGLTPGDEVDLTVIRGGQRKQIRVKTDDMSWPSAKIAAAPPAPPAPGVHVFAGDADSHCAGLTMDLQDLGEGRRVIRIDPPAPPSPPVAPNAEVATLGGALTLAQLNKDLGSYFGTPTGVLVVAADQGSLLGLEAGDVIRSVNGQAVQRPHDVIDAFRQTPRGERLKLAVTRRGASRQLASARPDALLDRIHVESYASQPD, from the coding sequence ATGAAATCACTCACCCACTCCGTCGCCCGGGCCTTGCCCCGCCTGCGCACCGATTTACAGCCGCTAGGCTGGATGTTGCTAACGGCCTCGGCATTGCTGCTGGCCCAACCCGCACTCGCCGGTGACCGCGCCCATGACTTCGCCGAGGCCCGCGCTGAACTGGCCGAGCGTCAGGCCGAGCTGGCCGAACGCAAAGCCGAGATCCAGAGCCGCCGTAGCGAATCGGTGGAGCGCGAAATCAAGATGGCCGAACGTGCTCTGGAGCACGCCGAGAAAGAGTTACAGCTGGCCGCTGAGCGCCTGGCCGAGCTGTCTCTCAAGCACGAAGCCAATGCGCCACGGGCCTTCGCCTACCGCCTGCTCGGTGGTCGTAAGCGCGCCATGCTGGGCGTGACGGTCCGCCCGGCGGATGATCACTCGGGCGTGCACATCAACGGTGTGACGCCCGGTGGCCCGGCCGAGAAAGCCGGTCTGCATGCGGGCGACATCATCGTGGCCGCCAACGGCGAGGCCTTTGAGGGGAAAAAAGCGCTGAAGGCCCTGTCTGGATTCATGGAAGGACTCACGCCAGGCGATGAGGTTGATCTCACCGTGATCAGAGGGGGTCAACGCAAGCAGATTCGCGTCAAGACCGACGACATGTCCTGGCCCAGCGCCAAGATCGCGGCTGCCCCGCCTGCGCCCCCAGCACCGGGTGTGCACGTGTTCGCGGGCGACGCCGACAGTCATTGCGCCGGCCTGACCATGGACCTGCAAGACCTCGGCGAGGGCCGCCGGGTGATTCGTATCGACCCCCCGGCTCCGCCGAGCCCACCGGTTGCACCCAATGCCGAGGTGGCCACGCTGGGTGGTGCGCTGACCCTGGCGCAGCTCAACAAAGACCTGGGCAGCTATTTCGGCACGCCGACCGGCGTGCTGGTGGTGGCCGCAGACCAGGGCAGCCTGCTGGGCCTGGAAGCCGGCGACGTGATCCGGTCGGTTAACGGGCAGGCCGTCCAACGACCGCATGATGTGATCGACGCATTCCGGCAAACCCCACGGGGCGAACGACTCAAGCTGGCGGTGACCCGCCGGGGCGCCAGTCGCCAGTTGGCCTCGGCGCGGCCGGACGCCTTGCTCGACCGGATTCATGTCGAGTCCTACGCGTCGCAGCCGGACTAG
- a CDS encoding RNA polymerase sigma factor, which translates to MSSRFDIPVSELTVAALRRGDLRAQETIYRAFERPVFDLASRMAGCSHLAADITQDTFIRAFAKVKTFRGESPFWGWLRQIAVRETLQVLRKRKRWTTLIPEAHEADSVAPDQDDTLLEQALTLLPDTARAVVWLYHVEGYTHPEIAEMMGKTPSFSKSQLSRAHAKLRGILNPDVLPRPSAPPSLPETEPCLKPLSAS; encoded by the coding sequence GTGAGTAGCCGATTCGACATTCCCGTTTCCGAACTAACCGTGGCCGCGCTTCGGCGGGGCGACCTGCGTGCCCAGGAAACGATTTACCGTGCCTTTGAACGCCCGGTGTTCGATCTGGCCAGCCGGATGGCGGGTTGTTCCCACCTGGCCGCCGACATCACCCAGGACACCTTCATCCGCGCCTTTGCCAAGGTGAAGACCTTCCGCGGTGAATCGCCGTTCTGGGGTTGGCTGCGCCAGATTGCAGTCCGGGAAACGCTGCAGGTGCTGCGCAAGCGCAAACGGTGGACGACGCTGATTCCAGAAGCCCACGAGGCCGATAGCGTCGCGCCCGATCAGGACGACACGCTACTGGAACAGGCACTGACACTGCTGCCGGACACCGCCCGGGCGGTGGTCTGGCTATATCACGTAGAAGGCTACACGCACCCAGAAATCGCCGAAATGATGGGCAAGACGCCCAGCTTTTCGAAATCCCAGTTATCCCGCGCCCACGCCAAGCTGCGCGGCATCCTGAATCCGGATGTCCTGCCCAGGCCCAGCGCACCCCCATCGCTACCGGAGACCGAGCCATGTCTGAAGCCTTTGAGCGCGAGCTGA
- a CDS encoding YIP1 family protein, with the protein MSQTFVQRIVGAARLDAATYEEVEADRSATAQAAAVVGLVAVASGLGLLAAGGFMSLLMAAVGALLGWVVWAVVIYVVGAKWLPEAGTRADVGQVMRTLGFAQAPGLLRVFGWVPLVGGLVYLVATLWTIASTVVAVRQALDYGSTGRALGVTILGFAVNALVWWLLRGLTGL; encoded by the coding sequence ATGAGCCAGACCTTTGTTCAGCGCATCGTCGGTGCCGCCCGGCTGGATGCGGCCACCTACGAGGAAGTCGAGGCCGACCGGAGCGCGACCGCACAGGCAGCCGCAGTCGTCGGCCTGGTTGCCGTGGCCTCCGGCCTGGGTCTGCTGGCGGCCGGCGGATTCATGTCACTGCTCATGGCCGCCGTGGGCGCGCTGCTCGGCTGGGTGGTCTGGGCCGTGGTGATTTACGTGGTGGGCGCCAAGTGGCTGCCCGAAGCCGGCACCCGTGCCGACGTGGGCCAGGTCATGCGCACGCTGGGCTTTGCCCAGGCGCCGGGCCTGCTACGCGTCTTCGGCTGGGTGCCGCTGGTCGGCGGCCTGGTGTATCTGGTCGCCACGTTGTGGACGATTGCCAGTACGGTCGTCGCGGTGCGCCAGGCGCTGGATTACGGCAGTACGGGCCGCGCCCTCGGGGTGACGATTCTCGGCTTTGCGGTGAACGCGCTGGTCTGGTGGCTGCTGCGGGGGCTCACCGGCCTGTAA
- the pepF gene encoding oligoendopeptidase F, with protein sequence MRMGLQAAIAAITLFGAVLTTASAATDPTNDPNRWDLRDLFRDVAEWNTERRKLERYFDALAECEGRLGNPKGLNTCLERYYSALRRLYRVGVYASLLADQDTSQPIPAEMRQQVRRLYTRFGEVTSYMAPEIIALGGETIADFTQRLPKLERYDRLLETTLRRAPHTLDPAREALLASAGAMGGSPASIYRTLANANIPWPNIELSDGQTVRLSQAGYAKHRAAANRADRERVFEAFWGTWNDYEQTMGETFHAHLQQAKFFADARGYDSTLAASLGGTHVPEAVYRNLVDQVNANLAVLHRYLKLRERILGLEQIRYYDIYPPLVELETNYPIETARPLIIKAMAPLGPDYVAKLTRGLNARWMDLYPREGKVSGAYMSGSAYDVHPYVLMNYNDDFDSVSTLAHEWGHAVHTMLSSETQPFETARYPIFLAEIASTVNEVLLIDNRMQAATSDEERLFYLGFLLEQWRGTFFRQAMFAEYELTVHEAYAEGTPLSGARLSELYGDILKRYHGHDEGVLTIDPAFHIEWAYIPHFYRNFYVYQYATSITAGAAFAEKILAGDTTARDGYLQLLRAGGSDDPHDLLVAAGVDMTTAAPYDAVFGKLNAVMDQIETILDRQED encoded by the coding sequence ATGCGCATGGGACTGCAGGCTGCCATCGCGGCCATCACCCTGTTCGGCGCGGTTTTGACCACGGCCAGCGCCGCGACCGACCCGACCAATGATCCGAATCGCTGGGATCTTCGCGATTTGTTCCGCGATGTCGCCGAGTGGAATACCGAACGTCGCAAGCTGGAGCGTTACTTCGACGCGCTCGCCGAATGCGAAGGCCGGCTGGGCAATCCCAAAGGATTGAACACCTGTCTGGAGCGCTACTACAGCGCCTTGCGCAGGCTTTACCGCGTGGGCGTCTATGCCAGCCTGCTGGCCGATCAGGACACCAGCCAGCCCATCCCGGCAGAAATGCGCCAGCAGGTACGACGCCTGTACACCCGCTTTGGCGAAGTCACCAGCTACATGGCGCCGGAGATCATCGCATTGGGCGGCGAGACCATTGCGGACTTCACGCAGCGCCTGCCCAAGCTGGAGCGCTACGACCGGCTGCTAGAGACGACCTTACGCCGGGCGCCCCACACCCTCGACCCGGCCCGGGAAGCGCTGCTGGCGTCCGCGGGCGCCATGGGCGGCTCCCCGGCCTCGATTTATCGCACCCTGGCCAATGCCAATATCCCGTGGCCCAACATCGAGTTATCCGACGGCCAGACCGTGCGTCTGTCGCAGGCGGGCTATGCCAAACACCGGGCGGCAGCCAACCGCGCCGACCGTGAGCGGGTCTTCGAAGCGTTTTGGGGCACCTGGAACGACTACGAGCAGACCATGGGTGAAACCTTCCACGCCCATCTGCAGCAGGCCAAGTTCTTCGCCGACGCCCGTGGTTACGACAGCACCCTGGCCGCCAGCCTGGGCGGGACTCACGTCCCCGAGGCGGTGTATCGCAACCTGGTCGATCAGGTGAACGCCAACCTGGCCGTGCTGCACCGGTATCTGAAACTGCGCGAGCGCATTCTCGGGCTGGAGCAGATTCGCTACTACGACATCTACCCACCGCTGGTCGAACTGGAGACGAACTACCCCATCGAAACGGCCCGTCCCTTAATCATCAAGGCCATGGCGCCGCTGGGTCCGGATTACGTCGCCAAGCTCACCCGCGGCCTCAACGCCCGCTGGATGGACCTGTACCCGCGCGAGGGCAAGGTTTCGGGCGCCTACATGTCGGGGTCGGCCTACGACGTGCACCCCTACGTGCTCATGAACTACAACGACGACTTCGATTCAGTGTCGACACTGGCGCATGAATGGGGCCATGCCGTGCACACCATGTTGTCCAGCGAGACCCAGCCGTTCGAGACCGCGCGCTACCCGATTTTCCTGGCCGAGATTGCCTCGACGGTCAACGAGGTGTTGCTCATCGACAACCGGATGCAGGCCGCCACCTCGGACGAAGAACGCCTGTTTTATCTCGGCTTTCTGCTGGAGCAGTGGCGCGGCACGTTTTTCCGGCAGGCCATGTTTGCAGAGTACGAACTCACCGTGCATGAGGCCTACGCAGAAGGCACCCCGCTGTCGGGGGCGCGGCTATCGGAGTTGTACGGCGACATCCTCAAGCGCTACCACGGTCACGACGAAGGGGTGCTGACCATCGATCCCGCGTTTCACATCGAGTGGGCCTACATTCCGCACTTTTATCGCAATTTCTACGTGTACCAATACGCCACATCCATCACCGCTGGCGCGGCATTTGCCGAGAAAATCCTGGCAGGCGATACCACGGCCCGAGACGGCTACCTGCAATTGCTGCGCGCCGGCGGCAGCGACGATCCACATGACCTGCTGGTCGCCGCCGGCGTCGACATGACCACCGCCGCGCCCTACGACGCGGTCTTCGGCAAGCTCAATGCGGTCATGGATCAGATCGAGACGATTCTCGACCGCCAGGAGGACTAA
- the purD gene encoding phosphoribosylamine--glycine ligase: MSDHTVLVVGGGGREHALAWKLAQSPKVSRVLVAPGNAGTAIEPLCENVAVAAEDVDGLLALADREAVALTVVGPEAPLAAGIVDRFRDAGLKCFGPTAAGAQLESSKAFAKAFMERHGIPTAAYAEFTDTDAALTYLREQGAPIVIKADGLAAGKGVVVAQTLEQAEAAVRDMLDDGSFGAAGAKVVIEEFLPGEEASFIVMAAGDAVVEFASSQDHKPALDGDRGPNTGGMGAYSPAPVVTPDIHATIRRDVIDRALAGFAADGIEYLGFLYAGLMIDPNGGVKVLEFNCRLGDPETQPLLSRLDSDLFDLCLAAVDGHLGLMSARWNPQAALGVVMAAGGYPGAYDKGQVIEGLEAAAGTGAKVFHAGTALDADGQVVTAGGRVLCVTALGDDVAAAQAGAYAAADKICWEGVHLRRDIGAKAIARG, translated from the coding sequence ATGTCTGATCACACCGTTCTCGTCGTTGGCGGCGGAGGCCGCGAACACGCCCTGGCCTGGAAACTTGCACAGTCACCCAAGGTGAGCCGCGTGCTGGTGGCACCCGGGAATGCGGGCACGGCCATTGAGCCGTTGTGCGAGAACGTGGCCGTGGCCGCCGAAGACGTGGACGGTTTGCTGGCACTGGCCGACCGTGAAGCCGTGGCCCTGACCGTGGTCGGGCCGGAGGCGCCGTTGGCTGCCGGCATCGTGGACCGTTTCCGGGACGCCGGGCTCAAATGCTTCGGCCCGACGGCGGCCGGTGCCCAGCTTGAATCGAGCAAGGCGTTCGCCAAGGCCTTCATGGAGCGTCATGGGATTCCGACGGCCGCCTACGCCGAATTCACGGACACCGACGCCGCGCTGACCTACCTGCGCGAGCAGGGCGCGCCGATCGTCATCAAGGCCGATGGCCTGGCCGCAGGCAAGGGTGTGGTTGTGGCCCAGACCTTGGAGCAGGCCGAGGCCGCCGTGCGCGACATGCTCGACGACGGCAGCTTCGGTGCGGCCGGCGCCAAGGTGGTCATCGAGGAATTCCTGCCCGGCGAAGAGGCGAGCTTCATCGTCATGGCGGCGGGTGATGCCGTGGTCGAGTTTGCCTCGTCACAGGATCACAAGCCGGCGCTGGATGGTGACCGGGGACCGAACACCGGCGGCATGGGGGCTTATTCGCCGGCACCTGTCGTGACGCCTGACATTCATGCCACGATTCGTCGCGACGTGATCGATCGCGCGCTGGCCGGGTTCGCCGCTGACGGCATCGAGTATCTGGGCTTTCTGTACGCCGGCCTGATGATCGACCCGAATGGTGGCGTCAAGGTGCTGGAGTTCAATTGCCGACTCGGTGACCCCGAAACCCAGCCGCTGCTGAGCCGTCTGGATAGCGATTTGTTCGACCTGTGTCTGGCAGCCGTCGATGGGCACCTGGGTTTGATGAGCGCGCGGTGGAATCCACAGGCCGCACTGGGCGTGGTCATGGCCGCTGGCGGGTATCCCGGCGCCTACGACAAGGGCCAGGTGATCGAGGGACTGGAGGCCGCCGCCGGCACCGGGGCCAAGGTCTTCCATGCCGGCACCGCACTGGATGCTGACGGCCAGGTCGTGACCGCGGGGGGGCGTGTGCTCTGCGTCACCGCATTGGGCGATGACGTGGCCGCCGCCCAGGCTGGCGCCTATGCCGCAGCCGACAAGATTTGCTGGGAAGGCGTGCATCTGCGTCGCGACATCGGCGCCAAGGCGATTGCCCGCGGCTAG
- a CDS encoding alpha/beta fold hydrolase — MLFWLLVVLALLVFAGRRRARLIEQDYPPVGELRRLDGREVHVVEAGEGPAIILLHGASSNLRDWTESLLPLLAREFRVIAIDRPGLGHSAASRDWLNPGDLADFVLNAADELGARQPVIVGHSWSGSVALAALTDQGHRVAGAVSLAGVASHWVGGIGWPTHLARVPILGRLFCHAVVPLLGPTMMPAAIAKIFRPNTVPEGYAERIAAPLALRPGAFWSNARDLVRLNRFLQTQSTRYRGITQPLLVIHGQDDAVVPFWNHGERLTALLPEAEVQLLPGMGHAPHHVAPEDIAERIAAFARRCQAAGDDRPAAV; from the coding sequence ATGTTGTTCTGGTTGCTTGTTGTTCTGGCGTTGCTGGTGTTTGCCGGAAGGCGGCGTGCACGGCTAATCGAACAGGACTATCCCCCTGTGGGCGAACTGCGCCGGCTGGATGGGCGCGAAGTCCACGTGGTGGAGGCCGGCGAGGGGCCGGCGATCATCCTGCTGCATGGGGCCAGTTCGAATCTGCGGGACTGGACTGAAAGTCTGCTTCCGCTGCTGGCCCGCGAGTTCCGCGTGATCGCCATTGATCGGCCTGGCCTGGGGCATAGCGCGGCGTCCCGCGACTGGCTGAACCCTGGCGATCTGGCGGATTTCGTCCTCAATGCCGCAGATGAGCTGGGTGCCCGGCAGCCGGTCATCGTCGGGCACTCCTGGTCGGGCTCGGTGGCGCTGGCCGCATTAACCGACCAGGGTCACCGCGTTGCCGGTGCAGTGAGCCTGGCGGGCGTGGCCAGCCATTGGGTGGGCGGAATCGGCTGGCCGACGCATCTGGCGCGGGTGCCGATCCTGGGGCGCTTGTTTTGTCATGCCGTCGTGCCCTTATTGGGGCCGACGATGATGCCGGCGGCCATTGCCAAGATTTTTCGCCCGAACACCGTGCCGGAAGGCTACGCAGAACGCATTGCCGCGCCGCTGGCTTTGCGTCCCGGCGCCTTTTGGTCCAATGCGCGCGACCTCGTGCGGCTGAACCGCTTTCTACAGACCCAGAGCACACGCTATCGGGGGATTACCCAGCCCTTGCTGGTCATCCACGGCCAGGACGATGCGGTGGTGCCGTTCTGGAACCACGGCGAGCGGCTCACGGCCCTGCTGCCCGAGGCCGAGGTCCAGCTGCTGCCGGGCATGGGCCACGCGCCGCATCACGTCGCGCCCGAGGACATCGCCGAGCGCATTGCGGCGTTTGCGCGGCGCTGCCAGGCCGCGGGTGATGACAGGCCGGCAGCGGTGTGA
- the dusB gene encoding tRNA dihydrouridine synthase DusB, whose protein sequence is MTLQLGRHCIAPALVLAPMAGVTDKPFRQLCRRLGAGLAPSEMLTADPGLWETPKSRARMDHSGEPGPISVQIAGYDPAMMANAARHNVAHGADIVDINMGCPAKKVCKRDAGSALMKDEALVARILSAVVDAVDVPVTLKTRTGWAAGHRNAVRIARIAEDSGIAAIAIHGRTRDQKYAGQAEYETIRSVKQAVGIPVLANGDIDSPEKALQVLEATRADGLLIGRAAQGRPWIFREIDHFLRTGEHLPSPDARQISAWLTEHLDGIYRLYGEYRGVRIARKHIGWYVADQPARAAFLKQAMRLESADAQLVAVRRYFEGEAHPDRDSVGQAA, encoded by the coding sequence ATGACCCTGCAGCTGGGCAGGCATTGCATCGCCCCGGCGCTGGTGCTGGCGCCGATGGCCGGTGTGACCGACAAGCCGTTTCGTCAGCTGTGTCGCCGATTGGGAGCAGGGTTGGCCCCTTCAGAAATGCTGACCGCCGACCCCGGACTTTGGGAGACACCCAAGTCGCGCGCGCGCATGGATCACAGCGGAGAACCCGGGCCGATCTCCGTCCAGATTGCCGGCTACGACCCGGCGATGATGGCGAATGCTGCGCGCCACAACGTGGCCCACGGGGCCGATATTGTCGACATCAACATGGGCTGCCCCGCCAAGAAGGTCTGCAAGCGCGATGCCGGGTCGGCCCTGATGAAGGACGAGGCGCTGGTCGCACGGATTCTCTCGGCGGTGGTCGATGCCGTGGATGTGCCGGTGACGCTTAAGACCCGCACGGGCTGGGCGGCCGGGCATCGCAATGCCGTGCGCATTGCACGCATCGCCGAGGACAGCGGCATCGCCGCCATCGCCATCCATGGCCGAACCCGCGATCAGAAATATGCCGGACAGGCGGAGTACGAGACCATTCGCTCGGTCAAGCAGGCCGTCGGGATTCCGGTGCTGGCCAACGGTGACATCGATTCACCCGAGAAGGCCTTGCAGGTCCTGGAAGCCACCCGCGCGGATGGCCTGCTGATTGGCCGGGCGGCGCAGGGTCGGCCCTGGATTTTTCGCGAGATCGATCATTTCCTGCGCACGGGCGAGCATTTGCCGTCGCCGGATGCCCGCCAGATCAGCGCATGGTTGACCGAGCATCTGGATGGCATCTACCGGCTATACGGCGAGTATCGCGGCGTGCGCATCGCCCGCAAGCACATCGGCTGGTATGTGGCCGATCAACCGGCACGCGCCGCTTTTCTCAAGCAGGCGATGCGCCTGGAATCAGCCGATGCACAGCTGGTCGCCGTGCGCCGTTATTTCGAGGGCGAGGCCCACCCGGATCGCGATTCGGTGGGTCAGGCTGCCTGA
- a CDS encoding SAM hydrolase/SAM-dependent halogenase family protein, with product MRPVILFTDFGFDGPYVGQLRLAVHRLAPQVPVFDLMHDAPAFSPHAAGWLLEAFTERLPEDAVVCAVIDPGVGTTRHPVIVEAGNRLFVGPDNGLLNAVAVAHHPSRWWHLAWQPDGMSASFHGRDLFAPSAARLALGDWPPHHECAAPEDGMPQDRARVIYADAFGNAWTGLRDMAPNATLMAGGLSFAPARTFGDRPPGHALWYTNSNGFIELAVNQGSAMQAAGLNLGDPVQVRMP from the coding sequence ATGCGCCCGGTCATCCTGTTCACTGATTTCGGATTCGATGGCCCTTATGTGGGTCAGCTACGCTTGGCTGTCCATCGCCTTGCACCGCAGGTCCCGGTCTTTGATCTCATGCACGATGCGCCGGCCTTCTCGCCGCATGCGGCGGGCTGGCTGCTGGAAGCCTTCACCGAGCGCCTGCCCGAAGATGCCGTGGTCTGCGCCGTCATCGACCCCGGCGTGGGGACGACCCGGCATCCGGTCATCGTCGAAGCCGGCAACCGCCTGTTTGTCGGTCCCGACAATGGACTGCTGAACGCGGTCGCCGTCGCCCATCACCCGAGTCGATGGTGGCACCTGGCGTGGCAACCCGACGGGATGTCAGCCAGCTTTCATGGTCGGGACCTGTTTGCCCCCTCGGCGGCGCGTCTTGCCCTGGGTGACTGGCCACCGCATCACGAATGCGCCGCCCCCGAAGACGGCATGCCGCAGGACCGCGCCCGCGTGATCTATGCCGATGCCTTCGGCAACGCCTGGACCGGCCTTCGCGACATGGCGCCAAACGCCACACTGATGGCCGGCGGCCTGTCCTTCGCGCCCGCGCGCACCTTCGGAGATCGCCCTCCGGGCCATGCGCTGTGGTACACGAACTCCAATGGATTCATCGAACTGGCCGTCAACCAGGGCTCGGCCATGCAGGCGGCTGGATTGAACCTGGGCGACCCGGTCCAGGTGCGGATGCCCTAG
- a CDS encoding sensor histidine kinase, with amino-acid sequence MRGSLTLRLLVAFWLALVVTLVLTLLITQQMGRYRALTALDPDTLADAVTAAQYRGREGMGAVHRRLRHRGFRLLLMRESRPLPPELQRWRQRLIEAAPGVVELPRGRLAVVVEIFAPDGQPYFAVALRRDDARPMIAPPLAMGLQLLVSLLVITAVAAWMARRLTRPVRAIQTAVRQFADGDLAARVPATATNGSDDLAALARDFDAMAGRIQALVTDRDRLLHDVSHELRSPLARMRLALELARSGQSSALDRCDEDVQRIDELVEEVLTFARLDPAHRGASVNRLDLQPLSLLQLAQDAVNRHLIAAQEQSLQLGVDSTADDVTVKADLRLLDRALDNLIGNALRYAQDTIRIELLRQDSWIEIAVVDDGPGVEETALPHLFEPFWRGAAQPDAGYGLGLALVERVARAHQGRVVARNIDPAGFRIALQLPSSLHLHDDAPGHPVH; translated from the coding sequence ATGCGCGGTAGCCTGACCCTGCGATTGCTGGTCGCGTTCTGGCTGGCCTTGGTGGTGACACTGGTGCTGACCCTGCTCATCACGCAGCAAATGGGTCGCTATCGCGCCCTGACGGCGCTGGACCCCGACACCCTGGCCGACGCAGTCACCGCTGCCCAGTACCGGGGTCGCGAAGGCATGGGTGCCGTCCACCGCCGTCTACGTCACCGCGGTTTCCGTCTGCTGCTGATGCGTGAATCACGGCCCCTGCCGCCCGAGTTGCAGCGGTGGAGACAACGCCTGATCGAGGCGGCTCCAGGTGTCGTCGAACTCCCCCGGGGGCGTCTGGCCGTGGTGGTCGAGATCTTCGCCCCGGACGGCCAACCCTATTTTGCGGTCGCGCTGCGGCGCGACGACGCCCGACCGATGATCGCCCCGCCGCTGGCCATGGGCCTGCAGTTACTCGTCTCGCTGTTGGTCATTACGGCCGTCGCTGCCTGGATGGCGCGCAGACTGACCCGCCCCGTCCGCGCCATTCAGACGGCCGTCCGCCAATTCGCCGACGGTGACCTGGCCGCCCGGGTGCCTGCAACGGCCACCAACGGGTCGGATGACTTGGCTGCACTGGCCAGAGACTTTGATGCCATGGCCGGGCGTATTCAGGCGCTGGTGACCGACCGGGACCGACTCCTGCATGATGTCTCCCATGAGCTGCGCTCCCCCCTGGCGCGCATGCGCCTGGCGCTGGAGTTGGCGCGCAGCGGGCAAAGCTCCGCGCTGGATCGCTGTGACGAGGACGTGCAGCGCATCGACGAACTCGTGGAAGAGGTCCTCACGTTTGCCCGCCTGGACCCCGCGCATCGTGGCGCCTCCGTGAACCGGCTGGACCTGCAGCCGCTCTCGCTGCTGCAGCTCGCCCAGGATGCCGTCAACCGCCATCTCATCGCGGCGCAAGAGCAATCACTGCAACTCGGGGTGGACTCCACAGCGGATGATGTCACCGTCAAGGCGGACCTGCGCCTGCTCGATCGCGCCCTGGACAATCTGATCGGCAACGCGCTGCGCTACGCTCAAGACACCATCCGGATCGAGCTGCTCAGGCAGGACAGCTGGATCGAAATCGCCGTGGTCGACGACGGGCCGGGTGTCGAGGAGACTGCGCTACCCCACCTATTCGAGCCATTCTGGCGGGGAGCCGCCCAGCCCGATGCCGGCTATGGCCTGGGCCTGGCCCTGGTCGAACGCGTGGCGCGTGCCCATCAGGGCCGGGTCGTCGCCCGGAACATCGACCCGGCCGGATTTCGCATCGCGTTACAGTTGCCCTCCAGCCTTCATCTTCACGACGATGCGCCCGGTCATCCTGTTCACTGA